The genomic window TGCCGAGCCGAAGCCATTGCCAGCAGCCCTTGAGTCTGCCCGGGTGCACAGCCCGTGACGTGGGTCCCCACCGCCTTGACCGGACTGTCGGCCGCTATGGCAGCGCTACCCGCACAGACGGACGACGGGAACCACTGGGTCACTGGGTCCTGTTGGCTCTACTGTCGCCGGTCCAACGTCCGTGTCCTGTGGATTGGGCCGGTACGAAGTCCCCGGGGGCATGGCGACATATACGCGTGTGGCACATGCATTGCCGAGCTTGACCGCATGGTTGAGCAACATGCCCGGGCGCGTTACGCCATCGCCTCGTCCCATTGATCTCCGCCCGTGTCAGACGCGTTCCGACTCGTCATCCCCACGGCAATCGGAGACCTGATGGGGGCGGTTGGCCCCCCTAGACTCCCACTTCGACCCAGCTCCCAAGAAGACCCCGGCGTACGTCGGGGCGGAGCTGTCTATCCGTGACCGGAGTGGGGACCAAACCGTTCGGCTGCCCGCGTGACGGCCGGCAGTCGGCCGGCGAACAGCACATGCACCGTTCAGACCGACAACACGGAGGTACGCAGCATGAGCACCACTACCGCGCCCGCTATCCCGTTCGGAGTGCGGCACCTGGTCTCTCCGCCCCCGAACACCTCGGAGGCTCCGGTCATCACGTTCAGCGAATCCCTTCAGCTCAACGTGTCCGCCCAGGGCAACCCGTGGCACGCGGAAGCCTCGAACAAGCCGGAGACGCAGACGGAGACCAGCAACGGCGACGGCAACGCGCCGGGCTCCGACAGCGGAACTGACCTGTACTGACATGGGAACGGTCCTCATCCTCACGGGCCGGGACGACCTGACGGCCGACGCTGTGGTTGAGGAACTGGCGAAGCGCGGTGAGACCGTCGTCCGGTACGACACGGCCGACTTCCCCACCGCTTCCCGCCTGGCTGTCTCCCTCACGGGGGACGGCTGGGCGGGTTCTCTCACCGGTTCCCACACGCTCCGCCTTGAGACGGTCAAGTCCGTATGGTGGCGCCGCCCGAACGAGTTCGTCACTCCGGAAGACTGGCCCGGCCCAGCGCGGGCGCTCGCCTTATCGGAAGCCCGATCAGGCTTGTTGGGCGTCCTTGGTTCGCTGCCCGTCCGGTGGATCAACCACCCAGCCCATGACTCCGCCGCGAACTACAAGCCCCGGCAACTCGCTGTGGCTGCCCGCGTGGGACTGGACACCCCGCGCACCATCATTACCTCGGACCTTGATCACGCACGGGTCTTCATGGGGGAAGACGTAGTGATCTACAAAGGGCTGGGAGGGGGAGTTCTGGGCCCGAACCGGAAACGGCAGTTTCTTCCCGTCTCACTCGTCTCCGCTGAGGAACTGGACGACGGAGTTGCCGGGACCGCGCACCTGTTCCAGGAGAACGTTGAGAAGGCGTTCGAAGTCCGCCTCACGGTCATCGGTAGCCGAATGTTCCCGGTCGCCATCCATGCGGGCAGTGATGCCGCCAAACTCGACTGGCGCACCGACTACCGCTCACTCACGTACGAGCACGTTGACATGCCTCCGGAGGTAGAGAAGGGCGTCCGGCGGCTCATGGATGAGCTGGGGCTCTTCTTCGGCGCGCTGGACTTCGCCGTCACTCCGGACGGGCGGTGGAAGTTC from Streptomyces formicae includes these protein-coding regions:
- the tgmA gene encoding putative ATP-grasp-modified RiPP; the encoded protein is MSTTTAPAIPFGVRHLVSPPPNTSEAPVITFSESLQLNVSAQGNPWHAEASNKPETQTETSNGDGNAPGSDSGTDLY
- the tgmB gene encoding ATP-grasp ribosomal peptide maturase, yielding MGTVLILTGRDDLTADAVVEELAKRGETVVRYDTADFPTASRLAVSLTGDGWAGSLTGSHTLRLETVKSVWWRRPNEFVTPEDWPGPARALALSEARSGLLGVLGSLPVRWINHPAHDSAANYKPRQLAVAARVGLDTPRTIITSDLDHARVFMGEDVVIYKGLGGGVLGPNRKRQFLPVSLVSAEELDDGVAGTAHLFQENVEKAFEVRLTVIGSRMFPVAIHAGSDAAKLDWRTDYRSLTYEHVDMPPEVEKGVRRLMDELGLFFGALDFAVTPDGRWKFLEINPNGQWHWIAVKANVPLVKAMADALQGEAE